The nucleotide window taaaagcaaaaataaaatttaggtaTATTTAATTGTGTTTATTAATGGAACCTGAAAATATGCCTCCAACTTCTGTTTCAGGATGCCGTGCTCACTTTTCACCTTCTGAAATGATCTCATGCATCTGCATGaattaattgcatagatttaattaattaaaaaactagtatttctttatatacTCTACAactagaaattaattaaataaatttataaaaaagaatcATATTATCTTTTACCATGTTATTTTTCAtcctagttaaaaaaaataaaaataacttttaactaTGAGTCAATATAACCAAATGGTCTAGTGGTACTAGTTTTACTAATagaatgttttataaaaatttttattatcacagTCCAATTTCTATGTATGCCGGGTGATTGCGGATGATTAATTTCATGTGGAGTCCATGCACATGTGATTTGTctattttattaagaaatatatatatatatatataaatataatttttatggttgtatatatatgtgtgtgtcaAGAAGGCCGTAGACGAGCAATAAAACATTTGACTAATATAAGGGATTTAGATATTCGATTCTCTCCCAAAATATAATTGATACAtaatactaaaaaatatttgtgcttCTGGCTTATCCACATcatcaccatatatatatattataaattataaatcttaCCCTTCAATGTTCTTTTGTTCACATTTCTCCTGAAATTTAAGGCATTCATCCTTCAGCTTTGCAGCTCCAATGCTGTAATAAtctcaataaataaaactaattttttaaattaatgcaAGAATGAAAAGTTtataatgatttaaataaatattagtaCCTTGAACTACTACCCTTGAACTGTTGCATGTATGAGTCCAGCTTGTGGAAATCTCCAGGATTTTTCTCCCTGTATATTTAATGCacatcatttaaataaataaataaatatattatatattaaagtttttttaattaaataaatattattttaaagtgTATATTTACTCACAAAGCATGCTCTATATTGGCCATCAATCTTGATGAGTGCTTCAAGTATGTGTTCACAACTTCCTCCACAAAGTTAGGGCTGACGTCATCTTCCAAATTCTCTAGTTCATAAAATTGTTCATCTAGGTATCCCTGTAATAAATCATGCatattaaacttaattaataaatttatttaaaaaaagaaaaaagaaaaaaaagctttACATAGAATACAATAGTAGTAATCACtaatatttatacattaaataatatatttgctaaTACACCACTAAAAGTCAAATTGAAAactcagttaaaaaaaaaattccttcatttttatcaattttgacCCCTTTTTCTTTAAACATAGATGAATTGACCActatagagaataaaaaaagttttataaaatctTTTAATTGACCAAAGGCTTTTTAAATACGTGCACTGGGAGCATGGCCTGAGAATTTATTCAGCCTATGCAATCTCACCTGGTGATACATGATTTGAGTTGCAATTTCGCACTTACAATTAGGGACTCATTATCTGCACTGTTTTTAGTAGCACTTGAACTCGAATCTCTTAAATTTTCATAACtatattttttgtaatgtcGTAAGTGTATTAATTAACCCTCCGGCaattgacaaaaaataaaagagtaacatataaaaaaaaaatgatgttttgagtgcaataataaaaatatataaataaataaaagggagAGAAGGAAACCAACCTGATCAAAGAGGTTTTGTTTCATGGAGATAACTAGACGTTTTAAGTTAGAATGCTCCATTGAATGATATGTATGATTCTAACTCAAGGTCCTCTATTTATAGAcagaaatataccaaaatataaatgtataaaaatataaatacataaatatatatcaagatTCTTGTGATGATTCAAATTCAAAGAATACAGAAAAGCTAAAAAGTGAGATTAATTCATAACTCTAAAGATCCATTCATTAGATAGATTCTATGTCAGGTTACATgcctgaaaattttattttattttatttttgtaaaattatggGAATTTCATAAAGTTTCTGCAAATCAAAAcaaaggtttatatatataaactattataaaaatcagaaactataaatatatctttgtaaaaaataattaattcaactCGGGCATGTGTAATGTTCGGTGTTGATATGTCTGCCCTGTATTTCTTCGCTTCTATGGTAGAACATGGTTtatccactatttttttttaaaaaaaaagaaaaatttgagCATATatgtaaaagaagaaaattacaGCAGTCTATTACATGTATCTGATCAATGTGCTTTGTTATTCAgaaataaactataaatttagcattaattaattgaataaaatcaagaaaaaacaatgcataagaagatgaagaacaaCAGGAATCACATGCATTTACTTTTAATAGCAAAgcaaaaaaggaacaaaagcaAGGatgaaaagaggaagaagagaataAGTTCTACTTTTGAGTGATGCTCTGCTTTGTTCATTCCCCTCACATGAACAACACAAGATTTCATATGTTCCAGGGAGCATTGCATGATTGAGCCGACAAAAATCATCGATTCTCATTAACCGCGATACGTGTCACATGTTTGCTGATTAGAAGAGAATCATAACATCGATTGATAGAATAGAATCACAAGTTCTAATGAAAATTGACTGCATGATAAAAGCCGAAGGAAGCGGAATCTGCAGCGTGTGTTGCAGAATAAGCTGGATAGCTGCGAGTATACAAATGAATGATCGGTTCTGAATTAAGACGATAAATGTGACATTGGAAGTATCATGAGCTTGCATAATCAACATATGGTAAATGTTATCCAAGTGGGAATCAGAATAAAAGGAGTAAATAGGACATAAAGAGAGGTAGTATTTTGGGATGAACACATTCTCTTGATGTTGGTAAAATGAGCAGCTCTTTTCTGCATGAGGTCAGGGGGGCTGTATGGTTCTTATTGGTTGGCAAACACAATTCACAGCCTTGCATGATAACTTTGAATTATATTCTGGCTGATTTGGCGGCGAATAATTGGGACATGATTGGCCAGATATCGAAATCGAGGACAAAGGCAGTATTCTTCTGTCCATAATTCATCACATCATGAAGGCGACAAAACTCATTTCTGAAGAAGCAAGGATGAAGAACACCTGGAAGTTTTATCCAGAATCACATTCATTGCAGATTCACTTAACTTTCAAGAAAAAACAGAGCATTCTATTATCTGTTCATCACAAGATTCAAAATTAGTGTAACTGAATAAGTGTATTGCGTCAGTAAAATGAAATTCTCTTTTGAATGCACCAATTGTGTGAATACGCAGAAAGAACTGCAAAACATTGCAGAATTTGCTCGtattttcaagattataagCAGCAATCACCATTTCGAACATTGTCAATCTGTCTCTTGGGTTTCAGATATACATAATAAGAAAACCTCCATGTATCTAAATTTTTGCAATCTATTTTATACaggaaaacacaaataaaactgCAAACTCTGAAACTCTCATGTGATTTGCCAATGTTCTATCGTAAGAACTATGAAGATTGTATGAGCATACAAATAACATCAATAAGTCGCTCAAGCTGAAGAATGCTTTTGGGGCAATGACACCAAAAGAAATACGGTAAACAACCTAAATAGTCCCTTATCTTTTTgtgcatttttattttggtcatcCAGCTTTAAAAAGTTACCTATCTTTAGTTTTCGTTACAATTTGATCACCTTAATATACACAGTTTACAATGATCACACGTTTGTATATGCTGGCTAAGGATACTAGCTCTGAGAAA belongs to Dioscorea cayenensis subsp. rotundata cultivar TDr96_F1 chromosome 17, TDr96_F1_v2_PseudoChromosome.rev07_lg8_w22 25.fasta, whole genome shotgun sequence and includes:
- the LOC120280950 gene encoding pseudo histidine-containing phosphotransfer protein 2-like; the protein is MEHSNLKRLVISMKQNLFDQGYLDEQFYELENLEDDVSPNFVEEVVNTYLKHSSRLMANIEHALEKNPGDFHKLDSYMQQFKGSSSSIGAAKLKDECLKFQEKCEQKNIEGCMRSFQKVKSEHGILKQKLEAYFQLLRQVGPSERATSSN